Proteins encoded within one genomic window of Dioscorea cayenensis subsp. rotundata cultivar TDr96_F1 unplaced genomic scaffold, TDr96_F1_v2_PseudoChromosome.rev07_lg8_w22 25.fasta BLBR01000607.1, whole genome shotgun sequence:
- the LOC120254744 gene encoding atrophin-1-like gives MRRYAWAQATHKWLMDDVPQMAARVQARCSDEKTNTGYLRGCVVALNIWFYEVTGTGKKVRFEAFIRTSHRGEEVASTIRLGAKSREKSTGKRGQSPSPPRSLPRQGRHGSVSVNPPRGVIDEDIGLRLLKSFEKLSEIVGGLQTRVEVIEGRSPSNVAPITDDTKDLPPKQAPSKRSRVKKVGCRRRQPLPIPVSNISDYAPLKPVTRQSTMSAISQADCRPEERPPKIGRKGKVKTNSTPSSPSSSSGPTTPSPHPSLSTPAKQSPHASPSAPAAPTPPTSPSALDPSSPLPPSSATNK, from the exons ATGCGGCGCTATGCATGGGCTCAAGCCACacataagtggcttatggatGACGTCCCGCAAATGGCCGCTAGAGTTCAAGCAAGATGCTCTGATGAGAAGACAAACACTGGCTACTTGCGAGGATGTGTTGTCGCTCTAAATATTTGGTTCTACGAAGTAACTGGTACCGGCAAGAAGGTGCGATTTG AAGCTTTCATCAGGACAAGCCACCGTGGAGAAGAAGTGGCTAGCACAATACGTCTTGGAGCAAAATCTAGGGAGAAATCCACAGGGAAACGTGGACAGTCTCCCTCACCACCGAGGAGCCTACCACGTCAGGGTCGACATGGTTCTGTTTCTGTTAATCCACCGAGGGGGGTAATTGATGAAGACATTGGGTTACGTTTACTGAAAAGTTTTGAGAAGTTGTCCGAAATTGTTGGTGGGCTTCAAACCAGAGTTGAAGTAATTGAGGGTCGTAGCCCTTCCAATGTCGCACCGATAACTGACGACACCAAGGATTTGCCGCCGAAACAAGCGCCCAGCAAGAGATCTCGAGTGAAGAAGGTTGGCTGTAGGCGAAGACAACCATTGCCTATTCCCGTATCTAATATTTCTGATTATGCTCCTCTTAAGCCAGTTACACGGCAGTCTACAATGTCTGCGATTTCGCAAGCCGATTGCCGACCAGAAGAACGACCTCCAAAAATTGGCCGAAAGGGCAAAGTCAAGACAAACTCAACTCCTTCGTCACCGAGTTCGTCTTCTGGACCCACAACACCATCCCCACACCCTTCCCTCTCCACACCAGCCAAGCAATCCCCACACGCTTCCCCATCAGCACCTGCTGCACCAACCCCACCCACTTCCCCCTCCGCACTCGATCCGTCATCCCCACTCCCTCCCTCCTCCGCAACCAACAAGTAA
- the LOC120254745 gene encoding uncharacterized protein LOC120254745: MWYAKKVLVTNPGSVAIIENDSPRFKRAFFAFKACVIDFKIGCRPLLYLDGTHLLGKYGGTLLGATGKDGNDGFFHVAFAIVDNETDANWTWFLSKLGDTIYDDDEYVKLIMFISDRSKGLINAVAKVLPSSPHAYFLRHLEANFMKANVRLGKSMKERCCSILSRIVFSCAEKEFDDAVADLLNISADAHQWLMQNSDLAHWANYMFKGERWREMFKLMGMLCYRREQSHRWERRLCPVIHRKIEELVEESRNLLVGHSDGDHFEVTDTNIHRYVDDYFTVDSYRQAYAKAIFPVPDNDKPDDINRELLVRPPITKKPVGRPRRKRLESQASIVHEL, translated from the exons atgTGGTACGCGAAGAAAGTGTTAGTGACAAACCCTGGTAGCGTTGCTATCATAGAGAATGACAGCCCTCGTTTCAAGCGTGCGTTTTTTGCCTTCAAAGCATGTGTCATTGATTTCAAGATAGGATGTAGGCCATTGTTGTACCTAGATGGAACTCACTTGCTCGGTAAATACGGGGGCACTTTGTTAGGTGCAACGGGAAAAGATGGGAACGATGGTTTCTTTCATGTGGCATTTGCAATCGTAGATAATGAAACGGATGCAAACTGGACGTGGTTCTTGTCAAAGCTTGGAGATACTATATACGATGATGACGAATATGTGAAACTTATTATGTTTATATCTGATAGGTCCAAGGGCCTAATCAATGCTGTCGCGAAGGTATTACCTTCCTCACCGCATGCATATTTTTTGCGGCACTTGGAAGCAAACTTCATGAAAGCAAATGTCAGACTTGGCAAGTCAATGAAAGAAAGGTGTTGCTCTATATTATCGAGaattgtgttttcatgtgctgaAAAAGAATTCGATGACGCTGTTGCCGATCTATTAAACATATCGGCGGATGCACATCAATGGTTGATGCAGAATTCCGATCTGGCGCACTGGGCGAACTACATGTTCAAAGGTGAGAGATGGAGGGAGAT GTTTAAGCTGATGGGCATGTTATGTTATCGACGTGAACAATCTCACAGATGGGAGAGACGTCTATGTCCTGTTATACATCGAAAGATTGAGGAACTTGTTGAAGAGTCTCGCAACCTACTGGTCGGCCATTCCGACGGTGACCATTTTGAAGTG ACAGACACAAATATTCATCGATATGTCGATGACTACTTCACAGTGGACTCTTACCGACAAGCATATGCAAAAGCTATATTCCCAGTACCAGATAATGACAAACCAGATGATATCAACCGCGAACTACTTGTGCGTCCTCCAATCACCAAGAAGCCAGTTGGTCGGCCAAGACGGAAGCGTCTAGAGTCACAAGCATCAATCGTTCACGAATTATGA